A genome region from Nocardiopsis exhalans includes the following:
- the ftsY gene encoding signal recognition particle-docking protein FtsY: MDITLLVSIIVVVALLAVGGFFLVRTRSSVEPGKEETKPEVTQEPKAAPPQEDREREEGAVSTPPAHAPPAEDTAAPAPAEPAAPEIETPPPSAGRMVRLRARLARSQSSFGQGLLTLLSAKTLDEDTWEEIEDTLITADIGVTSATQIVENLRTRVKVLGTRDTEEVRGLLRDELLKQLGTDTDRVVRTEPHGDRPAVIMIVGVNGTGKTTTTGKLARVLVGDGRSVVLGAADTFRAAASEQLQTWGSRVGAPVVRKDEGADPASVAFDAVARGIEDGADTVIIDTAGRLHTKTGLMDELGKVKRVVEKKSQVDEVLLVLDATTGQNGLRQARVFAEVVNVTGIALTKLDGTAKGGIIVQVQRELGVPVKLVGLGEGPDDLAPFDPEVFVDAILG, encoded by the coding sequence ATGGACATCACCTTGCTCGTAAGCATCATCGTCGTCGTCGCCCTCCTGGCGGTTGGCGGGTTCTTCCTGGTCAGGACCCGAAGCTCGGTCGAGCCGGGCAAGGAGGAGACCAAGCCCGAGGTCACCCAGGAGCCCAAGGCAGCCCCGCCGCAGGAGGACCGAGAACGGGAGGAGGGGGCGGTCAGCACGCCCCCCGCCCACGCGCCCCCCGCGGAGGACACCGCCGCTCCGGCACCCGCCGAGCCCGCCGCCCCCGAGATCGAGACCCCGCCCCCGTCGGCCGGGCGCATGGTCCGCCTGCGCGCCCGCCTGGCCCGTTCGCAGAGTTCCTTCGGGCAGGGCCTGCTCACCCTGCTCTCCGCCAAGACCCTGGACGAGGACACCTGGGAGGAGATCGAGGACACCCTGATCACCGCTGACATCGGTGTCACCTCGGCCACCCAGATCGTCGAGAACCTGCGCACCCGCGTCAAGGTGCTCGGCACCCGCGACACCGAGGAGGTCCGCGGCCTGCTCCGCGACGAGCTCCTCAAACAGCTCGGGACCGACACCGACCGCGTCGTGCGCACCGAACCGCACGGCGACCGCCCGGCCGTCATCATGATCGTGGGTGTCAACGGCACCGGAAAGACCACCACCACCGGCAAGCTCGCCCGCGTCCTGGTCGGTGACGGCCGCAGCGTGGTCCTGGGCGCCGCGGACACCTTCCGCGCCGCCGCCAGCGAACAGCTCCAGACCTGGGGCAGCCGTGTCGGCGCCCCGGTCGTGCGCAAGGACGAGGGCGCCGACCCCGCCAGCGTCGCCTTCGACGCCGTGGCACGCGGCATCGAGGACGGAGCCGACACCGTCATCATCGACACCGCCGGACGCCTGCACACCAAGACCGGCCTGATGGACGAGCTGGGCAAGGTCAAGCGCGTGGTGGAGAAGAAGTCCCAGGTCGACGAGGTCCTCCTCGTCCTGGACGCCACCACCGGCCAGAACGGCCTCCGTCAGGCGCGCGTGTTCGCCGAGGTCGTCAACGTCACCGGCATCGCCCTGACCAAGCTCGACGGCACCGCCAAGGGCGGCATCATCGTCCAGGTCCAACGCGAGCTCGGCGTGCCCGTCAAGCTCGTCGGGCTCGGCGAGGGCCCCGACGACCTCGCGCCCTTCGACCCCGAGGTCTTCGTGGACGCCATCCTCGGCTGA